A region of Thermococcus barossii DNA encodes the following proteins:
- a CDS encoding nucleotide pyrophosphohydrolase encodes MNDLQREVDRTVREFGGYWTPFEMLAALMEEIGELADELLKVEGVKGSGDREHLKEELGDVVFALSCIANYYGVDLTEALRETIEKYQERDRDRWSNI; translated from the coding sequence ATGAACGACCTTCAAAGGGAAGTTGACAGAACCGTCAGGGAGTTTGGAGGGTACTGGACGCCATTTGAGATGCTCGCAGCTCTGATGGAGGAGATAGGAGAACTCGCCGATGAACTCCTCAAAGTGGAGGGCGTTAAGGGCTCCGGCGACAGAGAGCACCTGAAGGAAGAACTTGGGGATGTTGTCTTTGCCCTCTCCTGCATCGCCAATTACTACGGTGTGGACCTCACGGAAGCCCTCAGAGAGACCATAGAAAAATACCAGGAACGGGACAGGGACAGGTGGAGCAACATATGA
- a CDS encoding LAGLIDADG family homing endonuclease: MRKIKDLDVNELHEVVERVKLLRSLGCSYGKIVDIIADEYRLRLSKATVIRWCKGTHDPFNRIKRIVTKPSPELSYVIGVYLGDGSIHRKSNGKYLIKLKVIDEEFAKAFAESLQRLGVKTTVGLESDSTRVDRFYVEGSNKTLFQLLSSSKETLFSLSERYPVQFLRGFFDSEGFPTVNAGKTFDVKVGVVNSDVQVLKFAKKLLKELGIRSRMVKLYSKGHEFTIRGEVYTSNVDMFVLWISRFGDVVSFYENVGFTATRKSEKLRRAIELKESYPPAEAIRMWLIEYEKHGRGYVKRANLFKPPINSQREGAAGGSWPSPGGVWYGKDTREKEG, translated from the coding sequence ATGAGAAAAATTAAAGATCTGGATGTAAATGAACTTCACGAGGTTGTTGAGAGGGTAAAGCTCCTGCGTTCTCTGGGATGTTCCTATGGCAAAATCGTCGATATCATAGCCGATGAGTACCGGCTCAGACTTTCAAAGGCAACAGTGATCCGCTGGTGCAAGGGCACACACGACCCGTTCAACCGGATTAAACGCATCGTGACAAAACCTTCACCGGAACTTTCCTATGTAATCGGAGTTTATCTGGGCGATGGGAGTATTCACAGGAAATCCAATGGAAAGTATCTCATCAAGCTTAAGGTCATTGATGAAGAGTTCGCTAAGGCGTTTGCTGAGTCACTTCAACGGTTGGGAGTCAAAACAACTGTGGGTCTTGAAAGTGATTCGACCAGGGTGGATAGGTTCTATGTTGAAGGGAGCAACAAAACATTGTTTCAGCTTTTAAGCAGCTCAAAGGAGACCCTGTTCTCCCTGTCGGAGAGGTATCCGGTGCAGTTCCTCAGGGGGTTCTTTGATAGTGAGGGATTTCCAACTGTGAATGCCGGGAAAACGTTCGATGTTAAAGTCGGGGTCGTCAACTCAGACGTTCAGGTTCTGAAATTTGCCAAGAAACTCCTTAAAGAACTGGGGATTCGTTCACGGATGGTAAAGTTATACTCTAAAGGTCACGAATTCACGATTCGAGGAGAGGTGTACACCTCAAACGTTGATATGTTCGTCCTGTGGATTTCACGCTTTGGGGATGTGGTATCTTTTTATGAAAACGTTGGTTTTACGGCAACGAGGAAATCAGAAAAACTTCGGAGAGCTATAGAGCTGAAGGAAAGTTATCCTCCAGCAGAGGCTATCAGAATGTGGCTAATCGAATACGAGAAGCATGGACGGGGATACGTCAAGAGGGCAAACCTTTTTAAACCTCCCATCAATTCCCAACGCGAAGGGGCGGCTGGCGGGAGCTGGCCGTCACCGGGAGGTGTATGGTATGGCAAGGATACACGCGAGAAAGAGGGGTAA
- a CDS encoding 30S ribosomal protein S15 — MARIHARKRGKSGSKRPPRTAPPTWVEYTAEEVEGLVIKLRKEGYSAAMIGTILRDQYGIPSVKLITGKKITKILEENGLAPQIPEDLMALIRKAVKLRKHLEQHPKDKHSRRGLQLTESKIRRLVKYYRRTGKLPAKWRYDPEQAKLLVR, encoded by the coding sequence ATGGCAAGGATACACGCGAGAAAGAGGGGTAAATCAGGTTCTAAGAGGCCTCCGAGGACCGCTCCGCCGACCTGGGTCGAGTACACGGCGGAGGAGGTCGAGGGGCTCGTTATCAAGCTCAGGAAGGAAGGTTACAGCGCGGCGATGATAGGGACGATACTCAGGGACCAGTACGGCATTCCGAGCGTCAAGCTCATCACCGGCAAGAAGATAACCAAGATTCTCGAAGAGAACGGCCTCGCGCCGCAGATTCCCGAGGACCTCATGGCCCTCATCAGGAAGGCGGTTAAGCTCAGGAAGCACCTTGAGCAGCACCCGAAGGACAAGCACTCCAGGAGAGGTCTCCAGCTCACCGAGAGCAAGATCAGGAGGCTCGTCAAGTACTACAGGAGAACCGGCAAGCTGCCGGCGAAGTGGCGCTACGATCCGGAGCAGGCCAAACTCCTGGTTCGCTGA
- a CDS encoding KEOPS complex subunit Pcc1, translated as MRIEARAEIVWHYGDPGRAEAIAGALEVDNVGLPESLKKSLNVLTRWEDGDVITKVKYSGEIETLIKALDDLVFSIKIAEDVTEKV; from the coding sequence GTGAGGATTGAAGCTAGGGCGGAGATAGTCTGGCACTACGGCGATCCTGGAAGGGCCGAGGCGATAGCCGGGGCACTCGAAGTGGACAACGTGGGCCTTCCTGAGAGCCTAAAGAAAAGTTTAAATGTGCTAACCCGATGGGAAGATGGGGACGTCATAACAAAGGTTAAATACTCGGGTGAGATTGAGACACTCATCAAAGCGCTGGACGATTTGGTGTTTTCAATCAAAATCGCCGAAGATGTTACCGAAAAGGTGTGA
- a CDS encoding SPOUT family RNA methylase, producing the protein MKFIIKTQRGMESVAANYIREALPDASVWASPMGYSGLVIVETTDENAGEKVLEIPEVERIIPVIVEVPAELEKIVESAERLAPLIGEEETFAVKTKRRGKHGFTSMDVNRELGARIRELTGADVNLSWPDKVVQVEIIGDKAYISVLPGEEFRKFTPDKIDARKLFRKVTLVQMPYWGDYKACRSFGEKIGRAAQAFEVKELIIAPKEKMDAFELAEFIRGIKVGQESRYQIQREAYPWKVEKVPVSVWDLYQVVRDKRRSKRLLIITDPKGPTLAEVKEHIARDMFYAKEIVIFVGSREGIPRGLFRFADYVVDLAPYMTFATEHGIPAALVSLWEVYEEYARRREEKA; encoded by the coding sequence ATGAAGTTCATAATCAAGACCCAGCGGGGAATGGAGAGTGTAGCTGCCAACTACATACGGGAAGCCCTTCCAGACGCCAGCGTCTGGGCTTCTCCCATGGGCTACTCCGGCCTGGTCATCGTCGAGACCACCGATGAAAACGCCGGTGAGAAGGTGCTGGAAATACCTGAGGTGGAGAGGATTATCCCGGTCATTGTGGAGGTCCCAGCGGAGCTTGAGAAAATCGTGGAGAGCGCCGAGAGGCTCGCCCCTCTGATAGGAGAGGAGGAAACCTTCGCCGTGAAGACAAAGAGGCGCGGGAAGCACGGGTTCACCAGTATGGACGTCAATCGCGAACTCGGTGCAAGAATAAGGGAACTGACCGGCGCCGACGTCAACCTCAGCTGGCCTGACAAGGTCGTTCAGGTCGAGATAATAGGGGATAAAGCCTACATCTCGGTTCTACCTGGGGAGGAGTTCAGGAAGTTCACGCCTGACAAGATAGACGCCAGGAAGCTCTTCCGCAAGGTCACCCTCGTCCAGATGCCCTACTGGGGCGATTACAAGGCCTGCAGGAGCTTCGGTGAGAAGATAGGTCGAGCCGCTCAGGCTTTCGAGGTCAAGGAGCTTATCATAGCTCCAAAGGAAAAGATGGATGCCTTCGAGCTGGCGGAGTTCATAAGGGGCATTAAGGTCGGCCAGGAGAGCAGGTATCAGATACAGCGCGAGGCCTACCCCTGGAAGGTCGAGAAGGTTCCGGTCTCGGTCTGGGACCTCTACCAGGTCGTCAGGGACAAGAGGCGGAGCAAGAGGCTGCTCATCATCACCGACCCAAAGGGACCGACGCTGGCGGAGGTGAAGGAGCACATCGCAAGGGATATGTTCTACGCCAAGGAGATTGTCATCTTTGTCGGCTCCCGCGAGGGCATTCCACGTGGCCTCTTCCGCTTCGCAGACTACGTGGTGGATCTGGCCCCATACATGACATTCGCAACTGAACACGGTATTCCCGCTGCTCTCGTCTCGCTTTGGGAGGTCTACGAAGAATACGCCCGAAGAAGGGAGGAAAAGGCATAG
- a CDS encoding Mov34/MPN/PAD-1 family protein: MEAVIIRRELLEYLLELAREFYPNEFAGFLREKDGVFEEVLIAPNPHFGSSSAFFDTWMLPYDESIKGTVHSHPGPSPWPSQADLNFFSKFGGVHLIIAYPFTEDSVRAYRSDGTRLKIEVVE; this comes from the coding sequence ATGGAAGCGGTAATAATTAGACGCGAACTTCTGGAGTACCTGCTGGAGCTTGCCCGCGAGTTCTATCCGAACGAGTTCGCGGGCTTTCTGCGGGAGAAAGATGGAGTCTTCGAGGAGGTTCTGATAGCACCGAACCCGCACTTTGGGAGTAGCTCGGCGTTCTTTGACACATGGATGCTGCCCTACGATGAGAGCATCAAGGGAACCGTCCATTCCCATCCAGGGCCAAGTCCCTGGCCTTCCCAGGCGGATTTGAACTTCTTCTCAAAATTTGGGGGAGTTCACCTGATAATCGCCTATCCCTTCACAGAAGACAGTGTGAGAGCGTACCGCAGTGACGGGACCAGACTGAAGATTGAAGTTGTAGAATAA
- a CDS encoding DHHA1 domain-containing protein yields the protein MDRGAFLEKAREGAELIKMHIELGHTIRIISHRDADGITAGAILARAVAREGGTFQLSIVKQLSEELIQELASEKHRIYVFSDLGSGSISLIEKHLEGATVVVADHHPPEKDEFSTDSHVLVNPVPFGANSVRDLSGSGVAYFVAKEMNERNMDLAYIAIVGAVGDMQEIDGTFHGLNNDILEDGKRLNILEVRKELRLFGRESRPLYQMLAYATNPEIPEVTGDERKAIEWLRARGFDPDMRYWQLREEEKRKLHDALVIHLIKHGAPKEAIDRLIGDVVISPLYPEGDPRHEAREFATLLNATGRLNAGTLGVAICLGDEEAYKRARKMLEDYKREQIEARKFLIQNWGMADEGEHAYVFYAGKNIRDTLVGIAANIAINAGLANPEKPVVVLADSDEDENLVKGSARTTEKALAKGYHLGEALREVAEKLGGEGGGHAIAAGIRFPKGRIDEFIRLFNEALARQVEGKGGED from the coding sequence ATGGACAGGGGCGCTTTCTTGGAGAAGGCCCGAGAGGGAGCAGAGCTAATCAAGATGCACATCGAGCTAGGGCACACTATCCGGATAATCTCGCACAGGGATGCCGATGGAATTACTGCTGGAGCGATTTTGGCGAGGGCCGTTGCCCGCGAAGGCGGAACGTTCCAGCTAAGCATCGTCAAGCAGCTCAGTGAGGAACTCATCCAGGAGCTTGCCTCTGAGAAGCACAGGATATACGTCTTCAGCGACCTTGGAAGCGGCTCAATAAGCCTCATCGAGAAACACCTTGAGGGGGCGACCGTTGTCGTTGCGGACCACCATCCCCCCGAGAAGGATGAGTTCTCCACGGATTCCCACGTGCTGGTGAACCCCGTTCCCTTCGGTGCCAACAGCGTTCGTGATTTGAGCGGTTCGGGGGTTGCCTACTTCGTCGCCAAGGAGATGAACGAGAGGAACATGGACCTGGCCTACATTGCCATCGTTGGAGCCGTTGGCGACATGCAGGAGATAGACGGAACCTTCCACGGGCTCAACAACGACATACTTGAAGACGGCAAGAGGCTGAATATCCTGGAGGTCAGAAAGGAGCTCCGACTTTTCGGGCGTGAAAGCAGGCCCCTGTACCAGATGCTGGCCTACGCCACCAACCCGGAGATTCCAGAGGTCACCGGAGACGAGAGGAAGGCCATAGAGTGGCTCCGGGCCAGGGGCTTCGACCCGGACATGAGGTACTGGCAGCTTCGCGAGGAGGAGAAGAGGAAGCTCCACGATGCCCTTGTGATACACCTCATCAAGCACGGTGCCCCCAAGGAAGCGATAGACAGGCTCATCGGCGACGTGGTGATAAGCCCGCTCTACCCCGAGGGCGATCCCAGACACGAGGCAAGGGAGTTCGCGACGCTCCTCAACGCCACCGGGAGGCTGAACGCCGGAACGCTCGGTGTTGCCATCTGCCTCGGCGATGAAGAAGCCTACAAGCGTGCCAGGAAAATGCTGGAGGACTACAAGAGGGAGCAGATAGAGGCGAGGAAGTTCCTCATCCAGAACTGGGGCATGGCCGACGAGGGAGAGCACGCCTACGTCTTCTACGCCGGCAAGAACATCAGGGACACGCTCGTTGGCATAGCGGCCAACATAGCGATAAATGCCGGCCTCGCGAACCCGGAGAAACCCGTCGTCGTTCTGGCGGACAGTGACGAGGACGAGAACCTCGTGAAGGGCTCGGCCAGGACAACGGAAAAGGCCCTGGCGAAGGGCTATCATCTCGGTGAGGCTCTCAGGGAAGTTGCAGAGAAGCTCGGCGGTGAGGGCGGCGGGCACGCAATTGCTGCCGGGATACGCTTCCCCAAAGGCAGGATAGACGAGTTCATACGGCTGTTCAACGAGGCCTTGGCCAGGCAGGTGGAGGGAAAGGGCGGTGAGGATTGA
- a CDS encoding DUF92 domain-containing protein: MLERAAVDIVVVAGLGFGSYRFKALDAKGALAAALLGLSVIELGGAYPFAALLTFVVLGVLATKYKFKEKAKLGAAQSRNGIRSWGNVLGNGLAAVIFLTFEYFSNMDVFWAASFAAIATANGDTLASELGKIFGKSPKLITTLKPVKPGTNGAVSWAGELFAFAGALIMALFALPVTSEKAIMLLAVTLGGFIGVNLDSLIGATLEKEGITNNNSTNFLASLFGGFVGAGLFYLLA; the protein is encoded by the coding sequence ATGCTTGAGAGAGCGGCAGTGGACATTGTAGTGGTTGCAGGACTCGGCTTTGGCTCCTACAGGTTCAAGGCCCTGGACGCTAAGGGGGCCCTTGCGGCGGCACTCCTTGGCCTGTCCGTCATAGAGTTGGGTGGAGCGTATCCGTTTGCAGCACTTCTAACCTTCGTGGTCCTCGGCGTTCTGGCCACCAAGTACAAATTCAAGGAGAAGGCCAAGCTTGGCGCCGCCCAGAGCAGAAACGGGATAAGAAGCTGGGGCAACGTCCTTGGCAACGGACTTGCCGCGGTCATTTTTCTCACCTTCGAGTACTTCTCCAACATGGACGTTTTCTGGGCCGCCAGTTTTGCCGCGATTGCAACCGCTAACGGGGACACACTGGCAAGTGAACTGGGTAAAATATTTGGGAAAAGCCCGAAGCTCATTACAACACTTAAACCAGTTAAACCTGGAACCAACGGCGCTGTCTCATGGGCAGGAGAGCTGTTCGCATTTGCAGGCGCCCTGATAATGGCCCTTTTTGCACTCCCAGTGACGTCCGAGAAGGCCATAATGCTCCTGGCCGTTACCCTCGGAGGCTTCATCGGCGTTAATCTGGACAGTCTAATAGGGGCAACCCTTGAGAAAGAGGGGATTACCAACAACAACTCCACGAACTTTCTGGCATCGCTCTTTGGCGGTTTCGTGGGTGCCGGACTCTTCTACCTCCTGGCGTGA
- a CDS encoding aconitase X catalytic domain-containing protein, translating to MYLTKEEELILAGEYGYALQKAMEILVALGEIYGADRLIPIKSAQIAGVSYKNIGDAGIEFLRDFADAGAKVSVYTTLNPAGIGDDEFMEKQMQVLELYRRMGIETTSTCTPYYGANLPKFGDHLAWSESSAVSFANSILGARTNREGGPSSLAAAIVGKTPNYGLHLDENRKATVVVEVDAKVETFVDYSALGYHLGKALGNDVPYLRGLKPSNVEYLKELGAAMAASGSIALYHVEGETPEYHRAIDDRLETITVEESDVRAVREAFSDDWSEIDMLLIGCPHASLAEIKEIAELLRMRGRPLKIPLFITASRAVKALADALGYTETIERYNGRIIPDVCFVVSPIKGWYGGVATNSGKSAFYFRSFGFKVRLDDVDNLLKEAP from the coding sequence ATGTACCTGACGAAGGAGGAGGAGCTCATACTCGCAGGGGAGTACGGCTACGCACTCCAGAAGGCCATGGAGATACTGGTCGCCCTCGGTGAAATCTACGGTGCGGACAGGCTCATCCCCATTAAAAGCGCCCAGATTGCCGGTGTCTCCTACAAGAACATCGGCGATGCTGGAATCGAGTTCTTGAGGGACTTCGCCGATGCTGGCGCGAAGGTCTCCGTTTACACGACGCTCAACCCGGCGGGGATAGGGGACGACGAGTTCATGGAGAAACAGATGCAAGTTCTTGAACTCTACCGGAGAATGGGAATTGAAACCACGTCAACCTGCACCCCCTATTACGGCGCGAACCTTCCGAAGTTCGGTGATCACCTTGCCTGGAGCGAGAGTTCAGCTGTAAGCTTCGCGAATTCCATACTCGGAGCGAGAACCAACCGCGAGGGCGGCCCCTCAAGCCTGGCCGCCGCGATAGTGGGCAAAACCCCCAACTACGGCCTCCATCTCGACGAGAACAGGAAAGCAACGGTGGTCGTCGAGGTTGATGCAAAGGTGGAGACCTTCGTGGACTACTCGGCGCTCGGCTATCACCTCGGTAAGGCCCTCGGCAACGACGTCCCCTATCTCAGAGGGCTCAAACCCTCTAACGTGGAGTACCTCAAGGAGCTCGGCGCCGCGATGGCCGCGAGCGGCTCGATAGCCCTCTACCACGTTGAAGGGGAAACGCCCGAGTACCACCGGGCCATTGACGACAGGCTTGAAACGATAACCGTAGAAGAGAGTGACGTACGGGCGGTGAGGGAGGCTTTTTCCGACGACTGGAGCGAGATTGACATGCTCCTCATCGGCTGTCCACACGCCTCCCTGGCCGAGATAAAGGAGATTGCCGAGCTGCTGAGGATGCGGGGAAGGCCCCTGAAGATACCGCTCTTCATCACCGCGAGCAGGGCCGTTAAGGCTCTGGCCGACGCACTCGGATACACCGAAACGATAGAGCGCTACAACGGTCGCATTATCCCGGACGTTTGCTTCGTCGTGTCGCCAATCAAGGGATGGTACGGGGGTGTGGCCACAAACAGCGGTAAGAGCGCCTTCTACTTCCGCTCCTTCGGCTTTAAGGTGAGGCTCGACGACGTGGACAACCTCCTCAAGGAGGCCCCGTGA
- a CDS encoding ArsR/SmtB family transcription factor, translating to MKIKDLLDELNERQRKTVLQCAETCGIPDLDREVDLQVESDTIKFLKAISNPLRLRILKLLKDNWLCVCLISRILDQDQTLISHHLRTLKGLGLIEERKEGKMHFYRTNTEALKRYLDMVSIELV from the coding sequence ATGAAGATCAAGGACCTTTTGGACGAGCTAAATGAGAGGCAAAGGAAGACAGTCCTGCAGTGTGCGGAAACCTGTGGAATACCTGACCTGGACAGGGAAGTTGACCTTCAGGTGGAAAGCGATACAATAAAGTTCCTGAAGGCGATTTCAAATCCGCTCCGTCTCAGGATACTCAAACTCCTGAAGGACAACTGGCTGTGCGTGTGCCTAATCTCAAGGATACTCGACCAGGATCAGACCCTCATAAGCCATCACCTGAGAACCCTCAAGGGACTCGGGCTTATAGAGGAGCGGAAGGAGGGCAAGATGCACTTCTACAGAACCAACACCGAGGCCCTTAAGAGGTACCTGGATATGGTCAGCATCGAGCTGGTGTAG
- a CDS encoding DUF126 domain-containing protein: MKLRGRKVVGGKAEGELIVSRKPLSFLGGVDPETGIVTDAESDIRGQSIAGKILAFPRGKGSTVGSYVIYALKKNGKAPKAILVGEAETIVATGAIIAGIPMVDGIDVSKLRSGKRATVNADEGLVEIEE; this comes from the coding sequence ATGAAGCTCAGGGGAAGGAAGGTAGTCGGAGGAAAGGCAGAGGGCGAGCTGATAGTCTCCAGAAAGCCCCTATCGTTCCTCGGCGGTGTTGACCCCGAAACCGGGATAGTGACGGACGCCGAGAGCGACATCAGGGGGCAGAGTATCGCGGGCAAGATACTGGCGTTTCCACGGGGGAAGGGCTCCACAGTTGGTTCCTACGTCATCTACGCTCTTAAAAAGAACGGCAAGGCGCCGAAGGCAATTCTGGTCGGGGAAGCGGAGACGATAGTCGCGACCGGGGCAATAATAGCCGGAATTCCAATGGTGGACGGGATAGACGTCTCAAAGCTCAGGAGCGGAAAGAGGGCCACCGTTAACGCCGATGAGGGACTGGTCGAAATTGAGGAATAG
- a CDS encoding class III signal peptide-containing protein, translating into MKRKAQGAIEYLFMIAAALIIILIVVRQLQGRTSSATETIESAGNELNESLQNLNQSG; encoded by the coding sequence ATGAAGAGGAAAGCCCAAGGTGCCATCGAGTACCTGTTTATGATTGCTGCCGCCCTGATAATAATCCTGATTGTGGTCAGGCAGCTCCAGGGTAGAACTAGCAGTGCTACCGAGACCATAGAGAGTGCTGGAAACGAACTCAACGAGAGCCTTCAGAACCTAAACCAGAGTGGCTGA
- a CDS encoding Lrp/AsnC family transcriptional regulator: protein MADKINGIDIKILKLLAKNARLTYKELAEILGTTRQRISRRMDRLERNGIIRKYTVIPNYDALGYVHVILGITVKPSANIDEIIPILVEDENIKIVERALGSHNLVVHIVGPKDMKELEKIINEVSKKIPGIDKLDITFVTETVKFEVL, encoded by the coding sequence ATGGCTGATAAAATAAACGGAATAGACATAAAGATTTTGAAGCTCCTCGCCAAGAACGCCCGCCTTACCTACAAGGAGCTTGCCGAGATTCTCGGCACCACCAGGCAGAGGATATCCCGCAGGATGGACCGCTTGGAGAGGAACGGCATCATACGGAAGTACACGGTGATACCCAACTACGATGCCCTGGGATACGTTCATGTAATCCTTGGAATAACGGTCAAACCCTCGGCCAATATTGACGAGATAATCCCCATCCTCGTTGAGGATGAGAACATCAAGATCGTCGAACGCGCTCTCGGTTCCCACAACCTCGTGGTCCACATAGTGGGCCCCAAGGATATGAAGGAGCTTGAGAAGATAATAAACGAGGTCTCCAAGAAGATACCGGGCATTGACAAGCTCGACATAACCTTCGTGACCGAGACCGTCAAGTTCGAGGTTCTTTAA
- a CDS encoding site-2 protease family protein, translating into MPKGVYECINCGHREVVDSTEPLIERACPECGGDMVLVEFQTEPEELTLPINQDVTFLPEAVERKVMEFYDAELERIDGRVFVFRVHAIREKNFERVLNELEELGYWAALKKRGGDILLFVFPAERIKEDNRWLPWIFLVATIFTTLFAGYYLSSLYIQLLDYYNLPGIRNPYVNAVAFSISVMAILGTHELGHKIAAAYHGVRATMPYFIPFPSMLGTLGAVIRVKSPLPTRNAAIDLGVSGPIAGFLVAIPVSIIGLKLSVPIPQNLVPPTEGGIVFGENLFFMLIEKYVVTFPEDSVVFLHPVAIAGWVGILVTFLNLIPAAQLDGGHIARSFLGEKAHRYLTMVVGLVLIGMSFLWVGWLIWGMLVLLMGSVGNPGALDEVSPVSRKRLLLAVIAVIIFIISATPRPMWVSG; encoded by the coding sequence ATGCCGAAGGGAGTCTACGAGTGCATCAACTGCGGACACAGGGAGGTCGTTGACTCCACGGAACCCCTAATCGAGAGGGCCTGCCCCGAGTGCGGTGGGGACATGGTTCTGGTGGAATTCCAGACCGAACCGGAGGAATTAACGCTCCCGATTAATCAGGATGTTACCTTCCTCCCGGAGGCAGTTGAGAGAAAAGTTATGGAATTCTACGATGCGGAACTTGAGAGAATAGATGGGAGAGTTTTTGTGTTCAGGGTTCATGCAATCAGGGAGAAGAACTTTGAGAGGGTTCTGAACGAACTGGAGGAGCTCGGCTACTGGGCGGCTCTCAAAAAACGCGGGGGGGACATTCTGCTGTTTGTCTTTCCTGCCGAAAGAATAAAAGAGGACAACAGGTGGCTCCCGTGGATTTTTCTGGTGGCCACGATATTCACAACCCTATTCGCGGGCTACTACCTTTCATCCCTCTACATCCAGCTCCTCGATTACTACAATCTCCCTGGGATAAGGAATCCCTACGTCAACGCGGTGGCTTTTTCCATAAGTGTGATGGCCATACTCGGAACCCATGAGCTGGGTCACAAGATCGCCGCGGCCTATCACGGCGTCAGGGCAACGATGCCCTACTTCATCCCCTTCCCCAGCATGCTGGGAACCCTCGGAGCGGTTATAAGGGTCAAATCACCGTTGCCGACGAGAAATGCCGCCATAGACCTCGGCGTCAGCGGCCCTATAGCCGGTTTTCTGGTAGCGATACCAGTGAGCATAATAGGGCTGAAGCTCTCGGTGCCGATACCCCAGAACCTGGTTCCGCCCACCGAGGGGGGAATCGTCTTCGGCGAGAACCTGTTCTTCATGTTAATAGAGAAATACGTGGTTACGTTCCCCGAAGACAGCGTCGTGTTCCTTCATCCAGTCGCCATCGCGGGATGGGTTGGAATTCTGGTGACATTCCTCAACCTCATCCCGGCGGCCCAGCTCGACGGGGGACATATAGCCCGCTCATTCCTCGGGGAGAAGGCCCACAGGTACCTCACGATGGTCGTTGGTCTAGTTCTCATAGGCATGAGCTTCCTCTGGGTTGGTTGGCTCATCTGGGGAATGCTGGTTCTCCTGATGGGCTCCGTTGGGAATCCTGGGGCACTTGACGAGGTCTCCCCAGTGTCAAGAAAGAGGCTTCTCCTGGCCGTCATTGCGGTGATAATATTCATAATCTCCGCAACGCCGAGACCGATGTGGGTCAGCGGTTGA
- a CDS encoding 30S ribosomal protein S3ae, producing the protein MAKGNPRKRAAATKDKWKMKEWYIVYAPDFFGSKEIGLTPADEPEKVIGRVIETTLKDLTGDFTKGQVKLYFQIYDVKGQNAYTKFKGHTLARSYIRSLVRRRTTRVDGIFNVTTKDGYKLRVMGMVIAYRRIQTSQERAIREIIRDIIYKKAEELDYKDFILEAVSGKMGAEIAKEARKIYPIKRAEIRKIKVLAEPEA; encoded by the coding sequence ATGGCAAAGGGTAACCCAAGGAAGAGGGCTGCTGCTACCAAGGATAAGTGGAAGATGAAAGAGTGGTACATAGTTTACGCTCCGGACTTCTTCGGGAGCAAGGAGATAGGTCTCACTCCAGCTGACGAGCCCGAGAAGGTCATCGGGAGGGTCATCGAAACCACCCTCAAGGACCTCACCGGCGACTTCACCAAGGGCCAGGTCAAGCTCTACTTCCAGATCTACGATGTCAAGGGCCAGAACGCCTATACCAAGTTCAAGGGGCACACCCTTGCGAGGAGCTACATAAGGAGCCTCGTCAGGAGGAGAACCACTCGCGTTGATGGGATATTCAACGTCACCACCAAGGACGGCTACAAGCTGCGCGTCATGGGCATGGTGATAGCCTACCGCAGGATACAGACCAGCCAGGAGAGGGCCATCAGGGAGATAATCAGGGACATCATCTACAAGAAGGCCGAGGAGCTGGACTACAAGGACTTCATCCTCGAAGCCGTCAGCGGCAAGATGGGAGCCGAGATTGCCAAGGAAGCGCGCAAGATATACCCGATCAAGAGGGCCGAGATAAGGAAGATCAAGGTCCTCGCCGAGCCGGAGGCTTGA